A single genomic interval of Aestuariirhabdus haliotis harbors:
- the ccmD gene encoding heme exporter protein CcmD, which translates to MYFDSFASFIEMGGHGPYVWVCYAIGALVVVYNVWSPMRIRKNFIVDLKRRLRREAKQS; encoded by the coding sequence ATGTATTTTGACAGTTTTGCGAGCTTTATCGAGATGGGTGGCCATGGGCCTTATGTCTGGGTCTGCTATGCCATCGGGGCGCTGGTTGTGGTTTACAATGTGTGGAGCCCGATGCGTATCCGCAAGAATTTTATTGTTGATTTAAAGCGCCGTTTGCGCAGAGAGGCTAAGCAATCATGA
- a CDS encoding heme ABC transporter permease, with product MNWTWFHKMGSPKWFYDITDKWMFWLGLASVLLLSVAMVWGLAFAPADYQQGNSFRIIFIHVPSAFLAQACYVMMAVAGAIGLIWKMKLADMAAKVSAPIGASFTILALLTGAIWGKPTWGTWWVWDARLTSMLLLLFLYFGFMALQSAFDNESTAAKASSILALVGLVNIPIIKYSVEWWNTLHQPATLTLTERPAMATEMLIPLLLSIAAFYCFFTLVFLMRLRTEVLIREKRTKWVKKIVQPEV from the coding sequence ATGAATTGGACCTGGTTTCACAAAATGGGCTCGCCCAAGTGGTTTTACGACATCACGGATAAATGGATGTTCTGGCTGGGCTTGGCCAGTGTTCTGTTGCTGAGCGTCGCTATGGTTTGGGGCCTGGCCTTTGCACCTGCTGATTATCAGCAGGGCAACAGCTTCCGAATTATTTTTATTCATGTTCCCTCAGCGTTTTTGGCCCAGGCCTGTTACGTCATGATGGCGGTTGCCGGCGCAATCGGCCTGATCTGGAAAATGAAGCTGGCGGATATGGCAGCCAAGGTCAGTGCACCGATTGGCGCTTCCTTTACCATTCTGGCTCTGTTGACCGGCGCTATCTGGGGTAAGCCGACCTGGGGAACCTGGTGGGTGTGGGACGCACGACTCACCTCCATGTTACTGCTGTTGTTTCTCTATTTTGGTTTTATGGCGTTGCAGTCGGCGTTTGATAACGAGTCCACCGCCGCCAAAGCCAGCTCTATCCTGGCCCTGGTGGGACTGGTTAATATCCCCATCATCAAATACTCCGTGGAATGGTGGAATACTTTGCATCAACCGGCCACTTTAACGTTGACCGAACGGCCCGCCATGGCCACTGAAATGCTGATCCCCTTGCTGTTGTCGATCGCGGCGTTCTATTGCTTTTTTACCCTGGTCTTCCTGATGCGATTACGGACCGAGGTGCTGATTCGTGAAAAGCGTACCAAGTGGGTGAAGAAAATTGTTCAACCCGAGGTCTGA
- the ccmB gene encoding heme exporter protein CcmB produces the protein MDKLVKPSLGQSCLIVLKRDLRLALRSQSDLANPLIFFVMVATLFPLGVTPDKEFLAEIATGIIWVAALLATLLSLDAMFRSDYDDGSLEQLLLSPYPLYLLVLAKVFSHWVVSGLLLTILFPVLAVILFLPWEGYLAMLASLLLGTPLLSLIGAIGAALTVGLKKGGVLLSLLILPLYVPVLIFGTGAVGAAINGMPFSAHLLWLGVFLVMAVTLAPFAIAAALRVSIAG, from the coding sequence GACAGTCCTGCCTTATCGTATTGAAGCGAGACTTGCGCCTGGCCTTGCGTAGCCAGAGTGATCTGGCCAATCCGCTTATCTTCTTTGTCATGGTCGCCACCCTGTTTCCGTTGGGGGTTACCCCGGATAAGGAATTTTTGGCGGAGATTGCCACTGGCATTATCTGGGTGGCGGCGCTGCTGGCGACCCTGTTGTCTCTGGACGCAATGTTCCGTTCTGACTACGACGACGGTTCCCTCGAACAACTGCTGCTTAGCCCTTACCCCCTCTATCTGTTGGTGTTGGCCAAGGTGTTTAGTCACTGGGTCGTCAGCGGATTGTTGTTAACCATATTATTCCCCGTGCTGGCGGTGATACTCTTTTTGCCCTGGGAGGGGTATCTGGCAATGCTGGCCAGCCTGCTTCTGGGAACGCCTTTGCTGAGCCTGATCGGTGCCATCGGAGCCGCTTTAACCGTCGGGTTGAAGAAAGGTGGTGTGCTGCTGTCATTACTGATTTTACCCCTCTATGTGCCGGTGTTAATCTTTGGCACCGGCGCGGTAGGGGCTGCCATTAATGGTATGCCCTTCAGTGCTCACCTGCTGTGGTTGGGAGTGTTTCTGGTGATGGCCGTGACTCTGGCACCCTTTGCTATTGCCGCGGCTTTACGGGTCAGTATTGCGGGTTGA